From Medicago truncatula cultivar Jemalong A17 chromosome 7, MtrunA17r5.0-ANR, whole genome shotgun sequence, a single genomic window includes:
- the LOC120577171 gene encoding protein RGF1 INDUCIBLE TRANSCRIPTION FACTOR 1 has translation MFMCSSPNVVPRWLQVMLTEKFYNACLIHQEEKKNEKNIYCLDCSISLCPHCVSPHASHRLLQIRRYVYHDIIRMDDAAKLIDCSSIQFYRTNGAKVIFINQRPIPKKCSSSNICRTCTRSLQDPYKFCSLSCKVSHLVKTFGSLSGYLVECNTMPPLSDSGLDDSLMTPDSVLEPSGSNRTSSGSGGYIGIDCKTALACTATTEVVRKKRTGVITFRPSCRPACSPVSEISGSLMNRRKGTPHRAPLH, from the exons aTG TTTATGTGTTCTTCACCAAATGTTGTTCCACGTTGGCTTCAAGTTATGCTGACTGAGAAATTCTACAACGCTTGTTTAATtcatcaagaagaaaaaaagaatgaaaaaaatatttattgtttggATTGTTCCATCAGTCTTTGTCCTCACTGTGTTTCTCCTCATGCCTCTCACAGACTCTTGCag aTAAGAAGATATGTTTATCATGATATTATAAGGATGGATGATGCTGCAAAGTTAATTGACTGTTCTTCTATTCAA TTCTACAGAACAAACGGTGCAAAAGTGATTTTCATAAATCAAAGACCAATTCCAAAGAAATGCTCTTCAAGCAATATCTGCAGAACCTGTACCAGAAGTCTTCAAGATCCTTACAAATTCTGCTCTCTTTCTTGCAAG GTGAGTCACTTGGTGAAAACATTTGGTTCACTATCTGGTTACTTAGTCGAGTGCAACACCATGCCACCATTATCTGATTCTGGACTAGACGACAGTCTAATGACACCTGACTCGGTTCTCGAACCATCCGGTTCAAACCGAACTTCATCCGGTTCGGGTGGATACATTGGCATTGATTGCAAAACCGCCCTTGCTTGCACCGCTACTACCGAGGTTGTCCGAAAGAAGAGAACCGGTGTCATCACTTTCCGACCATCGTGTCGGCCTGCATGCTCGCCGGTATCGGAAATCTCGGGGAGTCTGATGAATAGGAGGAAAGGAACGCCACATAGAGCCCCGTTACATTGA